In one window of Limisphaera ngatamarikiensis DNA:
- a CDS encoding alpha/beta hydrolase, translating to MDSPDPPAPRAAPKNPTRRPRPRVTGRLILYTALLWIMLRWFEHHQIYAPTRTHDASPEELGRPFEDLTLTTEDGLHLHAWYFPAAGQSPRAQFAALVCHGNGGNISHRLPLASALLDTGIAVLLFDYRGYGRSEGRPDEAGTYIDAQTAWQWLVQRGHPPQAILAVGESLGGAIASHLATQKPVAALILMGAFTSIPDLGSELYPWLPVRSLVRTRYATRDHLTRVHVPVLILHSRQDELVRFHHAEANFAAAHPPKWLRELRGSHNDSLADTEQIRAAVDELIRFLQTTPASRSP from the coding sequence ATGGACAGTCCCGACCCACCCGCACCGCGCGCGGCCCCCAAAAACCCCACCCGCCGCCCCCGGCCGCGGGTCACCGGCCGTCTGATCCTCTACACCGCCCTGCTCTGGATCATGCTCCGATGGTTTGAACATCACCAGATCTACGCCCCCACACGGACCCACGACGCATCCCCGGAGGAACTGGGCCGTCCCTTCGAAGATCTCACCCTCACCACCGAGGACGGCCTGCACCTCCATGCATGGTATTTCCCCGCCGCCGGCCAATCCCCCAGAGCCCAATTCGCCGCCCTAGTCTGCCACGGGAACGGCGGCAACATCAGTCATCGGCTCCCGCTCGCCTCGGCCCTGCTCGACACCGGCATCGCCGTGTTGCTCTTCGATTACCGCGGCTACGGCCGCAGCGAAGGCCGACCCGACGAAGCCGGCACCTACATCGACGCACAAACCGCCTGGCAATGGCTGGTGCAGCGCGGCCATCCCCCGCAGGCCATCCTCGCCGTGGGCGAATCCCTCGGCGGCGCCATCGCCAGTCACCTCGCAACCCAAAAACCCGTGGCCGCCCTCATCCTCATGGGCGCCTTCACCAGCATCCCCGACCTCGGAAGCGAACTCTACCCATGGCTGCCCGTCCGTTCGCTCGTCCGCACCCGTTACGCCACCCGTGACCACCTGACCCGCGTCCACGTGCCGGTGCTCATCCTGCACAGCCGGCAGGACGAACTGGTGCGATTCCACCACGCCGAGGCCAATTTCGCCGCGGCCCACCCGCCGAAATGGCTCCGGGAACTCCGCGGCTCCCACAACGATTCCCTGGCCGACACCGAGCAAATCCGGGCCGCCGT